The Gemmatimonadota bacterium genome has a segment encoding these proteins:
- a CDS encoding acyl carrier protein, whose amino-acid sequence MSDVEEKVKDIIVEELGVEREKLTPEASFMEDLGADSLDTVELVMAFEKEFDIDIPDEEAEKLRTVGDALKYLNEKLGK is encoded by the coding sequence ATGAGCGACGTAGAGGAGAAGGTCAAGGACATCATCGTCGAGGAACTCGGCGTCGAGCGCGAGAAGCTCACCCCCGAGGCCTCGTTCATGGAGGACCTGGGCGCCGACTCCCTCGATACGGTGGAGCTGGTGATGGCCTTCGAGAAGGAATTCGACATCGACATCCCGGACGAAGAGGCCGAGAAGCTTCGCACCGTCGGCGATGCCCTGAAGTATCTCAACGAGAAGCTCGGGAAGTAA
- the fabG gene encoding 3-oxoacyl-[acyl-carrier-protein] reductase, translating to MSITIDLTGRVAFVTGSTRGIGRAIAETLHRAGAKVAILGRSLDAAERVASELGTGARGFACDVTDPPSLRLAIADAEAALGPIDILVNNAGLTRDNLLIRLSEADWDEVLAANLKGAFVATQAVIKGMMKRRQGRIINISSIVGVTGNAGQANYAASKAGLIGFTKSVAKEYAGRGILANCIAPGFIETDMTGALPEATRAALLESIPVKRLGGPGDIAGAVLFLASDLGGYVTGQVLVVDGGMIG from the coding sequence ATGAGCATCACCATCGACCTCACTGGCCGCGTTGCCTTCGTCACCGGCAGCACCCGCGGGATCGGGCGTGCGATAGCGGAAACGCTGCACCGCGCCGGAGCCAAGGTAGCGATTCTCGGCCGCTCTCTCGATGCGGCCGAAAGGGTCGCCTCGGAACTCGGAACGGGTGCGCGAGGTTTCGCATGCGACGTCACCGATCCGCCCTCCCTTCGGCTGGCGATCGCCGACGCCGAAGCGGCGCTAGGGCCGATCGATATCCTGGTGAACAACGCCGGATTGACGCGGGATAACCTCCTGATCCGCTTGAGCGAGGCCGATTGGGACGAAGTGCTGGCAGCGAACCTGAAGGGCGCCTTCGTCGCGACGCAGGCCGTGATCAAGGGGATGATGAAGCGTCGTCAGGGGCGGATCATCAACATCAGCAGCATCGTGGGCGTCACCGGCAACGCGGGGCAGGCGAATTACGCCGCCAGCAAGGCCGGGCTGATCGGCTTCACCAAGTCGGTGGCCAAGGAATACGCGGGTCGCGGGATCCTGGCCAATTGCATCGCCCCGGGGTTCATCGAGACGGACATGACCGGTGCCTTGCCCGAGGCGACGCGGGCCGCGTTATTGGAGTCGATCCCGGTCAAGCGCCTCGGCGGCCCGGGTGATATTGCAGGAGCCGTTCTCTTCCTCGCCTCGGATCTCGGCGGGTACGTGACGGGGCAGGTACTCGTGGTCGACGGCGGCATGATCGGCTGA
- the fabD gene encoding ACP S-malonyltransferase, translating into MTILLFPGQGAQKVGMAKDLAERFPEARAVMQRIDDALETPLTTLMWSGPEDQLTLTHNAQPAILAHSAAVLAILSGKLGNVAAAAGHSLGEYSAYVAAGALDAADAALLVRRRGALMFQAGQARPGAMAAILGLGTAEVEASCAGATASGVGTVVAANLNAPDQTVISGDPAAVERAGELCKSAGAKRVLPLKVSGAFHSPLMEPAVPGLREALDVAPFGEPAFPVIANATTEFSKSRDTAVELLAAQLTAPVRWVASMQRLAERFPEAQWLEIGPGAVLTGLLKRIVPGASCTPLGTADDIDKWLAR; encoded by the coding sequence GTGACCATCCTGCTGTTCCCCGGGCAGGGGGCACAGAAGGTCGGCATGGCGAAGGACCTGGCGGAGCGATTCCCCGAGGCGCGCGCTGTCATGCAGCGCATCGACGACGCGCTCGAGACCCCCCTCACCACGCTGATGTGGAGCGGCCCCGAGGATCAGCTCACGCTGACGCACAACGCCCAGCCCGCCATTCTCGCGCATTCGGCAGCTGTGCTCGCGATCCTCTCTGGCAAGCTTGGCAACGTCGCGGCCGCCGCTGGTCACTCGCTCGGGGAATACAGCGCCTACGTCGCCGCTGGCGCCCTGGACGCGGCCGATGCGGCCCTGCTGGTGCGTCGGCGCGGTGCCCTGATGTTCCAGGCGGGGCAGGCACGCCCGGGCGCGATGGCGGCCATCCTCGGGCTCGGGACCGCCGAGGTCGAGGCGAGTTGCGCCGGCGCGACCGCGTCAGGCGTCGGGACCGTGGTCGCGGCGAACCTCAACGCACCCGACCAGACCGTGATTTCGGGCGACCCTGCCGCGGTCGAACGGGCCGGCGAATTGTGCAAGTCGGCTGGCGCCAAGCGAGTGCTGCCGCTCAAGGTGAGTGGCGCGTTTCATTCACCGCTGATGGAGCCGGCGGTGCCCGGACTTCGCGAGGCGCTCGACGTCGCACCCTTCGGAGAGCCGGCGTTTCCCGTGATTGCGAATGCCACCACCGAGTTTTCGAAATCGCGTGATACCGCGGTCGAACTGCTCGCCGCGCAACTCACCGCGCCGGTCCGCTGGGTCGCGTCGATGCAACGTCTGGCGGAGCGCTTCCCCGAGGCCCAGTGGCTTGAAATCGGCCCAGGTGCCGTGCTCACCGGCCTGCTCAAGCGGATCGTTCCGGGGGCAAGCTGCACTCCCCTTGGCACCGCCGACGATATCGACAAGTGGCTGGCCCGATGA
- a CDS encoding beta-ketoacyl-ACP synthase III — protein MSIRRPIAYFAGIGSATPARVLTNADLERTVETSDEWIVERTGIRERRIADVNESLTSYTLVAAHQAMAQAGITAADLDGIVFATVTPDRRLPSAACDLQAALGAKNAWAFDVVAACPGWVYGLTVAEGLMATGNGDTILVVGAEKLSSIVDQQDRSTVILFGDGAGAAVLKRATDERGMLATYLGADGDLADLLYIPAGGSTEPMNEEILRDKRHLMKMAGREVFKAAVLAMSRSTDEAIRRAGLAPEDIDLLVPHQANQRIIEATAKHAGIPMDKVFVNVDRFGNTSSASIPLALAQAQQEGRLKPGMIIMLVSFGAGFAWGSVVLRW, from the coding sequence ATGAGCATCCGGCGCCCGATCGCCTATTTCGCCGGCATCGGTTCGGCTACCCCGGCTCGGGTGCTGACCAATGCCGATCTCGAGCGCACGGTCGAGACCTCCGACGAATGGATCGTCGAGCGGACCGGCATTCGTGAACGCCGCATTGCCGACGTCAACGAGTCGCTGACCAGCTACACACTCGTGGCCGCGCATCAGGCGATGGCGCAGGCCGGCATTACCGCAGCCGACCTCGACGGCATCGTCTTCGCGACCGTCACCCCCGATCGTCGCCTGCCGTCTGCCGCGTGTGACCTGCAAGCCGCGCTCGGCGCCAAGAACGCGTGGGCCTTTGACGTCGTGGCCGCCTGCCCGGGCTGGGTCTACGGGCTCACGGTGGCCGAAGGGCTGATGGCGACCGGCAATGGCGACACCATCCTGGTCGTCGGCGCCGAGAAGCTCTCGAGCATCGTCGATCAGCAGGATCGCTCGACCGTCATTCTCTTTGGGGATGGTGCGGGCGCCGCCGTACTCAAGCGTGCCACCGATGAGCGCGGAATGCTGGCGACCTATCTCGGCGCCGATGGCGACCTCGCCGACCTGCTCTACATTCCGGCGGGCGGCTCGACCGAGCCGATGAACGAAGAAATTCTCCGCGACAAGCGTCACCTGATGAAGATGGCCGGCCGTGAAGTGTTCAAGGCGGCCGTGCTCGCCATGAGCCGCTCGACTGACGAGGCGATACGTCGTGCCGGACTCGCGCCAGAAGACATCGACCTCCTGGTGCCGCATCAGGCAAATCAACGGATCATCGAGGCGACCGCGAAGCACGCCGGGATCCCGATGGACAAGGTCTTCGTGAACGTCGACCGCTTCGGGAACACCTCGTCCGCAAGCATTCCGCTGGCACTGGCGCAGGCGCAGCAGGAGGGTCGCCTCAAGCCGGGGATGATCATCATGCTGGTCTCGTTCGGCGCGGGCTTCGCCTGGGGCAGTGTGGTGCTTCGGTGGTGA
- the plsX gene encoding phosphate acyltransferase PlsX, translating to MIRVALDAMGGDHAPAAEVDGAALALRELPPDFTLTLVGQPAVIEEHLARHPGIDRSRLSIVEATEVIGMAEKPLSAVRRKPNSSLVVGISLHRDGLVDAFVSAGNTGASLAAATILLGLHDGVDRATVASLFPAAEGPVLVLDAGANVDCSVKELVNFAYLGSIYMRDVVGRNEPKVGLLNVGEEDEKGNAVVREAHKVLLKSPHLNYVGNIEGRDIAVPHPRHGRVDVVVCDGFVGNVVLKFYESMGRLVASLLGRESPGLLESDAMKPLMRFLDYSQYGGGPLLGVRGVPIICHGSSTANAIKNAIKKAVESVRGGLSEHIAAEFALRSQETDA from the coding sequence GTGATCCGCGTCGCGCTCGACGCGATGGGGGGAGACCACGCGCCGGCCGCTGAAGTCGACGGCGCGGCCCTCGCCCTGCGCGAGCTGCCGCCGGACTTCACGCTGACCCTGGTTGGGCAGCCGGCGGTCATTGAAGAGCACCTCGCCCGCCACCCCGGGATTGACCGGTCGCGCCTCAGCATTGTCGAGGCCACCGAAGTCATCGGGATGGCCGAAAAGCCGCTGTCTGCGGTTCGCCGCAAGCCCAACTCCTCGTTGGTCGTGGGCATCAGCCTCCATCGTGACGGTCTGGTCGATGCGTTCGTCTCGGCCGGCAACACCGGGGCCTCCCTCGCCGCAGCCACCATCCTCCTCGGTCTGCACGATGGCGTCGATCGCGCCACCGTCGCGTCGCTCTTTCCTGCCGCCGAGGGACCCGTGCTGGTTCTCGATGCCGGTGCGAACGTCGACTGTTCGGTCAAGGAACTGGTGAACTTCGCCTACCTCGGCTCGATCTACATGCGCGATGTCGTCGGCCGCAACGAGCCCAAGGTCGGCCTGCTCAACGTTGGCGAAGAAGACGAGAAGGGCAACGCCGTCGTGCGCGAGGCGCACAAGGTCCTGCTCAAATCCCCGCATCTCAACTACGTCGGCAACATCGAAGGCCGCGACATCGCCGTCCCGCATCCGCGCCATGGCCGTGTCGATGTGGTGGTGTGCGATGGTTTTGTCGGCAACGTCGTGCTCAAGTTCTACGAGTCGATGGGTCGCCTCGTCGCTTCGCTGCTCGGGCGGGAGAGCCCGGGGCTGCTCGAGTCCGACGCGATGAAGCCGCTGATGCGCTTCCTGGACTACTCGCAATACGGTGGCGGTCCGCTGCTGGGCGTGCGCGGCGTGCCGATCATCTGTCACGGCTCGTCGACGGCCAACGCGATCAAGAATGCCATCAAGAAGGCGGTCGAATCAGTGCGCGGTGGCCTGAGTGAACACATCGCGGCCGAGTTCGCGCTGCGCAGCCAGGAGACCGACGCATGA
- the rpmF gene encoding 50S ribosomal protein L32, translating to MAVPKRKMSKSRKRLRRGHHTAQGIPAQACARCSAPRLPHRVCPSCGYYAGKKRLEVEDN from the coding sequence ATGGCCGTACCGAAGCGAAAGATGTCGAAGTCGCGCAAGCGCCTCCGTCGCGGGCACCATACCGCGCAGGGGATTCCGGCTCAGGCGTGCGCGCGTTGCAGTGCTCCGCGCCTGCCCCACCGGGTGTGCCCGTCCTGCGGCTATTACGCGGGGAAGAAGCGGCTCGAGGTCGAGGACAACTAA
- a CDS encoding DUF177 domain-containing protein: MLRVDVRQLKGGPVETDGQIAPTDSALEGLDVALTGPVQVVGELQSTSEGNYLWRGRIQATVAGECRRCLTPVTQEIDDEVDVLFSGDPELIEDPSVYPLPTHVDLIDVAAAVREELALRVSAFPLCRPDCKGFCAACGADLNAGPCGCMVAGSTN, from the coding sequence ATGCTTCGCGTGGACGTGCGTCAGCTGAAGGGGGGTCCGGTCGAGACCGACGGGCAGATTGCCCCCACTGACAGCGCCCTTGAGGGGCTGGACGTGGCCCTGACGGGCCCGGTGCAGGTGGTGGGGGAGTTGCAGTCCACGTCGGAGGGGAATTACCTCTGGCGCGGGCGGATCCAGGCCACGGTCGCGGGCGAGTGTCGCCGTTGCCTGACGCCGGTGACGCAGGAAATCGACGATGAAGTGGACGTCCTCTTTTCCGGGGACCCCGAGCTGATCGAAGATCCCAGCGTCTACCCTCTCCCGACGCATGTCGACCTGATCGACGTGGCGGCGGCTGTCCGGGAAGAGCTCGCGCTGCGGGTGTCGGCATTTCCACTCTGCCGACCTGATTGCAAGGGATTCTGCGCTGCCTGCGGCGCGGATTTGAACGCCGGTCCATGCGGGTGCATGGTCGCCGGCTCGACCAACTGA
- the ndk gene encoding nucleoside-diphosphate kinase, whose product MAGRMTFAMLKPDAVSTGKGGAILAHIEKQGFGIRAMRMVRLTRTEAEAFYAVHRERPFYGELVEFMSSGPVVALALEGADAVAAWRVAIGATDPAEAAEGTIRKLFAESKGRNAVHGSDSDENAAREIAFFFPERELALLGVA is encoded by the coding sequence ATGGCTGGTCGGATGACGTTTGCGATGCTGAAGCCCGATGCCGTGAGCACCGGGAAGGGCGGGGCGATCCTCGCCCATATCGAGAAGCAGGGGTTCGGTATCCGGGCGATGCGGATGGTCCGCCTGACCCGGACCGAAGCCGAAGCCTTCTATGCGGTCCACCGGGAACGCCCCTTCTACGGCGAACTGGTCGAGTTCATGAGCTCGGGCCCGGTTGTCGCCCTGGCTCTGGAAGGTGCCGATGCCGTGGCGGCCTGGCGCGTGGCCATCGGAGCTACCGACCCCGCTGAGGCCGCCGAGGGCACCATTCGCAAGCTGTTCGCGGAATCGAAGGGCCGGAATGCGGTCCATGGCTCCGACAGCGACGAGAATGCCGCCCGGGAAATCGCTTTCTTCTTTCCAGAGCGTGAGTTAGCCCTCCTCGGGGTGGCCTGA
- the sucD gene encoding succinate--CoA ligase subunit alpha, producing MSIWIGKDTRLVVQGITGREGSFHARQMMEYGTNIVAGVTPGKGGQTFESKVPVFHTVAQAVAETGANCSVIYVPPAMAAAAIKEAADAGIELVVCITEGVPVLDMTTVMPYIAQRNVRLIGPNCPGLITPGESKVGIIPGSICKPGPIGLVSRSGTLTYEVVHHLTGAGLGQSTCVGIGGDPIVGTNFIDVIAAFNADPKTEAIVMLGEIGGTAEQEAAEYIRAHVKKPVCGFVAGQTAPKGRRMGHAGAIISGSEGTAEEKFQAFESANIGIMRRPADVVELLKARLK from the coding sequence GTGAGCATCTGGATCGGGAAGGACACGCGCCTGGTGGTCCAGGGCATCACCGGCCGTGAGGGATCGTTCCACGCGCGCCAGATGATGGAATACGGCACCAACATCGTGGCCGGCGTCACGCCCGGAAAGGGCGGCCAGACCTTTGAATCCAAGGTGCCGGTCTTCCACACGGTGGCTCAGGCGGTCGCCGAAACCGGCGCGAACTGCTCCGTGATCTATGTGCCGCCCGCCATGGCGGCGGCGGCGATCAAGGAAGCGGCCGATGCCGGTATCGAACTGGTAGTCTGCATCACCGAGGGCGTGCCGGTGCTCGATATGACCACCGTGATGCCCTACATCGCGCAGCGGAATGTCCGGCTCATCGGACCGAACTGCCCCGGCCTGATCACGCCGGGCGAGTCCAAGGTTGGCATCATCCCTGGTTCGATCTGCAAGCCGGGTCCGATCGGCCTGGTCTCGCGTTCGGGCACCCTCACCTACGAAGTCGTCCATCACCTTACCGGTGCCGGGCTGGGGCAGAGCACGTGCGTCGGTATCGGCGGCGATCCGATCGTCGGCACCAACTTCATCGACGTGATTGCGGCGTTCAACGCCGATCCGAAGACCGAAGCGATCGTCATGCTGGGTGAAATCGGCGGGACGGCGGAACAGGAAGCTGCCGAGTACATCCGGGCCCACGTGAAGAAGCCGGTTTGCGGCTTCGTGGCCGGTCAGACGGCGCCGAAGGGACGCCGGATGGGCCACGCGGGCGCGATCATCTCGGGCTCCGAGGGCACCGCGGAAGAGAAGTTCCAGGCCTTCGAGTCCGCCAATATCGGCATCATGCGCCGCCCAGCCGACGTGGTCGAGCTGCTGAAGGCGCGCCTCAAGTAG
- the sucC gene encoding ADP-forming succinate--CoA ligase subunit beta has translation MNLHEYQARDLLKVAGIPMFDGDVASTPTEAEAIARRLGGTVVVKAQVHVGGRGKAGGVKLARNPAEALECASQILGMSIKGLIVNKVLVVPAADIATESYVGLILDRASQKPVFMVSDAGGVDIEEVAAKTPEKITRMAIDPRDGLLPHQALKLALALYRDWDHVKAATRILTQLYSVFMANGCSLAEINPLVTTPDGKVLALDAKIIIDDNELDRRPDLAVLRDESGEEPSEVAARRANLTFIKLDGDVGCVVNGAGLAMATMDLVKYHGGEPANFLDIGGSSNPEKVVNALKIITADPAVKVILFNIFGGITRTDDVANGIVAATKQFKVGVPIVIRLTGTNEVEAFRILESVGMSAMNDMDAAVAKAVALAKGAA, from the coding sequence GTGAACTTGCACGAATATCAGGCCCGTGACCTGCTGAAGGTTGCCGGCATTCCCATGTTTGACGGCGACGTCGCCAGCACACCGACCGAGGCCGAGGCCATCGCCCGCCGGCTGGGTGGCACGGTGGTCGTCAAGGCGCAGGTGCACGTCGGCGGCCGCGGCAAGGCCGGCGGCGTCAAGCTCGCCCGCAACCCCGCCGAAGCGCTTGAATGCGCATCGCAGATTCTCGGCATGTCGATCAAGGGGCTGATCGTCAACAAGGTGCTGGTGGTTCCCGCTGCCGACATTGCCACCGAGAGCTACGTCGGCCTGATCCTCGATCGCGCGTCGCAGAAGCCGGTCTTCATGGTGTCGGATGCCGGCGGCGTCGACATCGAGGAAGTCGCGGCCAAGACGCCCGAGAAGATCACCCGGATGGCCATCGATCCGCGCGACGGATTGCTGCCCCACCAGGCACTCAAGCTCGCGCTCGCGCTCTACCGTGACTGGGATCACGTCAAGGCGGCCACCAGGATTCTGACGCAGCTCTACAGCGTCTTCATGGCCAACGGTTGCTCGCTCGCCGAGATCAACCCGCTCGTCACGACACCGGACGGCAAGGTGCTCGCGCTCGACGCGAAGATCATCATCGACGACAACGAGCTGGATCGTCGCCCCGATCTCGCGGTGCTCCGTGACGAGTCGGGCGAGGAGCCGAGCGAAGTCGCTGCGCGCCGCGCCAACCTCACCTTCATCAAGCTCGATGGCGACGTCGGCTGTGTTGTGAACGGTGCCGGTCTCGCGATGGCGACGATGGACCTCGTGAAGTACCACGGTGGTGAGCCCGCCAACTTCCTCGACATCGGCGGCTCGTCGAATCCGGAGAAGGTAGTGAACGCGCTGAAGATCATCACCGCCGATCCTGCGGTGAAGGTCATCCTGTTCAACATCTTCGGTGGCATCACCCGCACCGATGACGTTGCGAACGGCATTGTGGCCGCGACCAAGCAGTTCAAGGTCGGGGTGCCCATCGTGATCCGCCTCACTGGCACCAACGAAGTCGAAGCGTTCCGCATTCTCGAATCGGTCGGGATGTCGGCAATGAATGACATGGACGCGGCTGTTGCGAAGGCCGTTGCACTCGCCAAGGGGGCTGCGTGA
- a CDS encoding UPF0182 family protein, giving the protein MTPRTRRLLSGIAVVVVLLYVGRWSVAFLTERWWAATFSPAAVSAITRWRLLGLALDGAAILIASCWFALQALLVARAVATVSVTRNIGNLQVREAIPVRYLWVAGVCTGVLLGLITGAGARAWRGPVALAWQGVHYGVVDPLLGEDFGVYVAQLPVWELAHDFAVTLIVLGLAVATMLYSGIGGIKRDQKALVVHPDARRHLGGLLTLFAGVLAAGYLIEPYRIAAGNDPGLGAVAALTRIRAAQIMAGIALAVSLLSLMWAQRGRHALLLSGWSVLVMGILVERVIIPALAAEATPPAVTSAEIRQLESIAWGIREATEPRTSDSSEVPAAIWDDAILSRWFEGDGRTLLGANPAVVGGPAGAQPGWLVAATAAADRHRVDLLAIAEGVAASDGSPVLLSRTEPAVPLLTLADPRLRPDADEWRFTLTGVPMGGPLRNLGLAWARQAWGMVTPGAARAVDWHLDPAERAAAILPMATWSPPVPMALGNRITWVVQGMLPLPIAPQATRLRWRGAEVSGVVPAFVATMDAVSGTITIYRDPGADSLAASWSRFAPGVVAEAAAMPPEVRQQLGYPSAWLASQLQVLEGPAWGLGRRPGRESPDGPAERAMVVWSSGSQPTRVAVFEDPARRVLSALVTASRLNGVPQLRIDRIERAAIANGRELERDWARDLTLAHLRDSAQAAGDSFFAPPLRWRFVAGELMAWQPIFAAPARGRPALLGLGAAVGERAIGARSGAEAWAALFGAGRPASPTGPTDAGRLTAAQSWMRQADSALSRHDLTAFGRAFEELRKVLERRPR; this is encoded by the coding sequence ATGACGCCGCGAACGCGCCGCTTGTTGAGCGGTATCGCGGTGGTGGTTGTCCTCTTGTACGTTGGCCGCTGGAGCGTCGCGTTCCTGACCGAGCGCTGGTGGGCCGCGACCTTTTCGCCCGCCGCCGTCAGCGCCATCACCCGGTGGCGTCTCCTTGGTCTCGCGCTCGATGGCGCCGCCATCCTCATCGCCTCGTGCTGGTTCGCGCTGCAAGCGCTGCTGGTTGCCCGCGCGGTGGCGACGGTCTCCGTCACCCGCAATATCGGAAATCTCCAGGTCCGCGAAGCCATCCCGGTCCGCTACCTCTGGGTCGCGGGTGTCTGCACCGGTGTGCTGCTCGGCCTCATCACTGGCGCCGGGGCGCGCGCCTGGCGTGGGCCGGTAGCGCTCGCCTGGCAGGGTGTGCATTACGGCGTGGTGGATCCGCTCCTGGGAGAGGATTTCGGCGTCTACGTCGCGCAATTGCCGGTGTGGGAACTCGCCCACGATTTCGCCGTGACACTCATCGTGCTCGGGCTCGCCGTCGCGACGATGCTCTACTCCGGCATCGGCGGGATCAAGCGCGACCAGAAAGCGCTGGTCGTTCACCCCGACGCGCGGCGACACCTGGGTGGCCTCCTGACGCTCTTCGCCGGCGTGCTCGCCGCCGGTTACCTCATCGAGCCCTACCGCATCGCTGCGGGGAACGACCCCGGGCTCGGCGCGGTGGCCGCGCTGACGAGGATTCGCGCCGCGCAGATCATGGCCGGGATAGCGCTGGCGGTTTCGCTCCTGAGCCTGATGTGGGCGCAGCGCGGTCGACACGCGCTCCTGCTGAGTGGCTGGAGCGTGCTCGTGATGGGGATCCTGGTGGAGCGCGTCATCATCCCGGCGCTCGCTGCCGAAGCCACCCCGCCGGCCGTGACCAGTGCCGAAATCAGGCAGCTCGAGAGCATCGCGTGGGGTATCCGCGAGGCGACCGAGCCCCGCACCAGTGACAGCAGCGAAGTCCCTGCGGCGATCTGGGATGATGCCATCCTGTCGCGCTGGTTCGAGGGAGACGGCAGGACACTCCTCGGGGCAAACCCCGCGGTTGTCGGTGGTCCGGCAGGGGCGCAGCCGGGGTGGCTCGTTGCCGCGACTGCCGCTGCCGACCGCCATCGTGTCGACCTGCTTGCGATTGCGGAAGGAGTGGCCGCGAGCGACGGCAGTCCGGTGCTCCTGTCGAGGACCGAGCCTGCCGTTCCACTGCTCACACTGGCCGACCCACGGCTGCGGCCAGATGCCGACGAGTGGCGCTTCACGCTGACCGGTGTGCCGATGGGAGGACCGCTTCGGAACCTCGGGCTGGCGTGGGCACGACAGGCCTGGGGAATGGTGACACCGGGCGCGGCGCGCGCCGTGGATTGGCATCTCGATCCGGCTGAGCGTGCCGCAGCAATTCTGCCGATGGCCACCTGGTCACCCCCGGTGCCGATGGCGCTGGGAAACCGGATTACCTGGGTAGTTCAAGGGATGTTGCCCTTGCCGATTGCGCCCCAGGCAACCCGCCTGCGCTGGCGTGGGGCCGAGGTGTCAGGCGTTGTCCCGGCATTCGTTGCGACCATGGATGCCGTGTCGGGGACCATCACGATCTACCGGGATCCAGGGGCCGATTCACTTGCGGCGAGTTGGTCGCGCTTTGCACCGGGCGTCGTGGCAGAGGCCGCGGCAATGCCGCCAGAGGTGCGGCAGCAACTCGGCTACCCCTCCGCCTGGTTGGCGAGCCAGCTGCAGGTCCTCGAAGGGCCGGCATGGGGCCTCGGCCGGCGGCCAGGTCGCGAAAGTCCGGATGGACCTGCCGAGCGAGCCATGGTTGTCTGGAGCAGCGGTTCGCAGCCGACCCGGGTCGCCGTCTTCGAGGATCCGGCCAGGCGGGTCCTCTCCGCACTGGTGACCGCATCGCGGCTGAACGGGGTGCCTCAGTTGAGGATCGATCGGATCGAACGAGCCGCGATTGCCAATGGACGTGAACTGGAACGCGACTGGGCCCGGGACCTCACGCTGGCGCATCTCCGCGATTCCGCTCAGGCCGCCGGTGACAGTTTCTTCGCGCCGCCATTGCGTTGGCGGTTCGTGGCTGGCGAACTGATGGCGTGGCAGCCGATCTTTGCGGCCCCTGCCCGCGGCAGGCCGGCGTTGCTCGGCCTCGGGGCTGCCGTTGGCGAGCGCGCCATCGGCGCCCGGAGTGGTGCCGAGGCATGGGCCGCCCTGTTCGGGGCGGGGCGCCCTGCCAGCCCCACCGGCCCGACGGATGCCGGGCGTTTGACCGCCGCACAGAGCTGGATGCGGCAGGCCGATTCAGCCCTGTCGCGACACGATCTGACCGCCTTTGGGCGGGCCTTCGAAGAGTTGCGGAAGGTGCTCGAGCGTCGCCCGCGTTAG